The Girardinichthys multiradiatus isolate DD_20200921_A chromosome Y, DD_fGirMul_XY1, whole genome shotgun sequence genome has a window encoding:
- the LOC124864788 gene encoding homeodomain-interacting protein kinase 1-like isoform X2, with protein sequence MLKKIRQLDPERNNLLRFIESFTYKGHFCLAFEMLDVSIFDFIKARDFAPLHVSEIRVIAQQLLVALNALKSAGLVHADMKPDNIMLVNHKSQPFKVKLIDFGLTKKVSKLWLVGTIQAIGYRAPEVILDLPRDESVDMWSLGCSLAYMYLGYNLYPTHCEYEVIRAIVKIHGQPQDDVLKEAMDVQHFFTKLGESSYRMFRLNTPAEYTNATGFATQHKSGIYNNLHCLDDLLKTRPRPMVPIECEDALGFMSLLKQMLLMDPNVRITCREGLCHHFITMKHLTGGGNNPYMVSAWKRVADAQLQEFATEHYAILSNVFRREIIHSKKNGQIEDAAGRVADKEQVRRTLIKEGFCFAVSQEDAIQPDTAADGSNDKPSDKEWTGRTFIKLRPRFVAHQESAETADKPGKSEYIPLEKTGRNTCQQKDSESNTTGKALKEKEQKENTIIQVKPYSAVEDERKDRAYKVDVLSGKAKVPGPSKKSCTAEKEAIFCKEGRPSDLVEVKTRKTLMRRAWNSFSRQIASISCIRGCE encoded by the exons ATGCTGAAGAAAATCCGACAGCTCGACCCTGAAAGGAACAACCTGCTGAGGTTCATTGAAAGCTTCACATATAAAGGCCACTTTTGTTTGGCCTTTGAAATGTTGGATGTGAGCATCTTTGACTTTATAAAAGCCAGAGATTTTGCACCACTCCATGTATCTGAAATCAGAGTCATTGCTCAACAGCTGCTTGTGGCTTTGAATGCTTTGAAAAGTGCTGGTCTGGTTCATGCTGACATGAAGCCAGACAACATCATGTTAGTGAACCATAAATCTCAGCCCTTCAAGGTGAAGCTGATTGACTTTGGGTTGACTAAAAAAGTGTCCAAATTGTGGCTTGTGGGTACCATTCAGGCCATTGGCTACAGAGCCCCTGAAGTCATCCTAGACTTACCAAGGGATGAAAGTGTGGACATGTGGTCTCTGGGCTGCAGTTTGGCCTACATGTACCTTGGTTACAATCTCTATCCGACACACTGTGAATATGAGGTCATTAGGGCTATCGTTAAGATACATGGTCAACCCCAAGATGATGTGCTGAAAGAAGCCATGGATGTTCAACACTTCTTCACTAAACTCGGGGAATCCTCTTACCGTATGTTCAGGCTGAATACACCAGCAGAATATACCAACGCAACAGGGTTTGCTACGCAGCATAAATCCGGGATTTACAACAATCTGCACTGCCTTGATGATCTGCTCAAGACCCGCCCAAGACCTATGGTCCCAATAGAGTGTGAAGATGCACTTGGATTTATGAGCCTGCTTAAACAGATGCTCTTGATGGATCCAAATGTCCGGATCACATGTAGAGAGGGTCTCTGTCATCATTTCATAACTATGAAACATCTCACAGGTGGTGGAAATAACCCCTATATGGTATCAGCTTGGAAAAGGGTGGCAGACGCCCAACTTCAAGAGTTTGCAACAGAGCATTATGCAATTTTGAGTAATGTTTTTAGAAGAGAAATAATCCATTCGAAAAAGAATGGACAAATTGAAGATGCAGCAGGCAGAGTTGCAG ATAAAGAGCAGGTAAGAAGGACCTTAATCAAAGAGGGGTTCTGCTTTGCAGTTTCCCAAGAAGATGCAATCCAGCCTGACACTGCAGCTGATGGGAGTAATGATAAACCCTCAG ATAAGGAGTGGACAGGGAGGACCTTCATCAAATTGAGGCCTCGTTTTGTTGCTCACCAAGAATCAGCAGAAACAGCTGACAAACCAGGCAAGAGTGAATATATACCACTTG AAAAAACAGGACGCAATACATGCCAGCAGAAGGACTCTGAGTCAAACACCACAGGAAAAGCTCTAAAAGAgaaagagcagaaagaaaacacCATTATCCAAGTGAAGCCATATTCTGCTGTTGAGGATGAAAGAAAGGACAGAGCCTACAAGGTAGATGTTCTGTCAGGAAAAGCCAAGGTTCCTGGACCTTCCAAAAAAAGCTGTACTGCAGAGAAAGAAGCCATTTTCTGCAAAGAAGGGAGACCTTCTGATCTCGTGGAAGTAAAAACTCGCAAGACACTAATGAGGAGGGCCTGGAATAGCTTCTCCCGGCAGATCGCATCCATCTCATGCATTAGAGGATGTGAATGA
- the LOC124864788 gene encoding homeodomain-interacting protein kinase 1-like isoform X1 — MLKKIRQLDPERNNLLRFIESFTYKGHFCLAFEMLDVSIFDFIKARDFAPLHVSEIRVIAQQLLVALNALKSAGLVHADMKPDNIMLVNHKSQPFKVKLIDFGLTKKVSKLWLVGTIQAIGYRAPEVILDLPRDESVDMWSLGCSLAYMYLGYNLYPTHCEYEVIRAIVKIHGQPQDDVLKEAMDVQHFFTKLGESSYRMFRLNTPAEYTNATGFATQHKSGIYNNLHCLDDLLKTRPRPMVPIECEDALGFMSLLKQMLLMDPNVRITCREGLCHHFITMKHLTGGGNNPYMVSAWKRVADAQLQEFATEHYAILSNVFRREIIHSKKNGQIEDAAGRVADKEQVRRTLIKEGFCFAVSQEDAIQPDTAADGSNDKPSGEAHTNTFASKTFEKIFVSTLKMTNSLLDKEWTGRTFIKLRPRFVAHQESAETADKPGKSEYIPLEKTGRNTCQQKDSESNTTGKALKEKEQKENTIIQVKPYSAVEDERKDRAYKVDVLSGKAKVPGPSKKSCTAEKEAIFCKEGRPSDLVEVKTRKTLMRRAWNSFSRQIASISCIRGCE, encoded by the exons ATGCTGAAGAAAATCCGACAGCTCGACCCTGAAAGGAACAACCTGCTGAGGTTCATTGAAAGCTTCACATATAAAGGCCACTTTTGTTTGGCCTTTGAAATGTTGGATGTGAGCATCTTTGACTTTATAAAAGCCAGAGATTTTGCACCACTCCATGTATCTGAAATCAGAGTCATTGCTCAACAGCTGCTTGTGGCTTTGAATGCTTTGAAAAGTGCTGGTCTGGTTCATGCTGACATGAAGCCAGACAACATCATGTTAGTGAACCATAAATCTCAGCCCTTCAAGGTGAAGCTGATTGACTTTGGGTTGACTAAAAAAGTGTCCAAATTGTGGCTTGTGGGTACCATTCAGGCCATTGGCTACAGAGCCCCTGAAGTCATCCTAGACTTACCAAGGGATGAAAGTGTGGACATGTGGTCTCTGGGCTGCAGTTTGGCCTACATGTACCTTGGTTACAATCTCTATCCGACACACTGTGAATATGAGGTCATTAGGGCTATCGTTAAGATACATGGTCAACCCCAAGATGATGTGCTGAAAGAAGCCATGGATGTTCAACACTTCTTCACTAAACTCGGGGAATCCTCTTACCGTATGTTCAGGCTGAATACACCAGCAGAATATACCAACGCAACAGGGTTTGCTACGCAGCATAAATCCGGGATTTACAACAATCTGCACTGCCTTGATGATCTGCTCAAGACCCGCCCAAGACCTATGGTCCCAATAGAGTGTGAAGATGCACTTGGATTTATGAGCCTGCTTAAACAGATGCTCTTGATGGATCCAAATGTCCGGATCACATGTAGAGAGGGTCTCTGTCATCATTTCATAACTATGAAACATCTCACAGGTGGTGGAAATAACCCCTATATGGTATCAGCTTGGAAAAGGGTGGCAGACGCCCAACTTCAAGAGTTTGCAACAGAGCATTATGCAATTTTGAGTAATGTTTTTAGAAGAGAAATAATCCATTCGAAAAAGAATGGACAAATTGAAGATGCAGCAGGCAGAGTTGCAG ATAAAGAGCAGGTAAGAAGGACCTTAATCAAAGAGGGGTTCTGCTTTGCAGTTTCCCAAGAAGATGCAATCCAGCCTGACACTGCAGCTGATGGGAGTAATGATAAACCCTCAGGTGAAGCTCACACTAACACCTTTgcttctaaaacctttgagaaaatatttgtcTCAACACTGAAGATGACAAACTCTCTTTTAGATAAGGAGTGGACAGGGAGGACCTTCATCAAATTGAGGCCTCGTTTTGTTGCTCACCAAGAATCAGCAGAAACAGCTGACAAACCAGGCAAGAGTGAATATATACCACTTG AAAAAACAGGACGCAATACATGCCAGCAGAAGGACTCTGAGTCAAACACCACAGGAAAAGCTCTAAAAGAgaaagagcagaaagaaaacacCATTATCCAAGTGAAGCCATATTCTGCTGTTGAGGATGAAAGAAAGGACAGAGCCTACAAGGTAGATGTTCTGTCAGGAAAAGCCAAGGTTCCTGGACCTTCCAAAAAAAGCTGTACTGCAGAGAAAGAAGCCATTTTCTGCAAAGAAGGGAGACCTTCTGATCTCGTGGAAGTAAAAACTCGCAAGACACTAATGAGGAGGGCCTGGAATAGCTTCTCCCGGCAGATCGCATCCATCTCATGCATTAGAGGATGTGAATGA
- the LOC124864146 gene encoding lipid droplet assembly factor 1-like, whose protein sequence is MQRGSISLIQQLGERWLTLLRRLQDDPKLAQVMNTRVGQYLHSRPFLALALLLFSAMAALPIGLFFLFALITIVMSVVGFVFFEAFLLFVGGMTLLSVLSGIALFSLLVSVIVTGVLVTIPGLLKRYYPHVTKRKESEEESPELNQK, encoded by the exons ATGCAGCGCGGCAGCATCAGCTTGATTCAGCAGCTGGGAGAAAGATGGCTGACCTTGTTGAGACGCCTTCAAGATGATCCCAAG CTAGCACAAGTGATGAATACAAGGGTTGGGCAGTATCTCCACAGCCGACCTTTCTTGGCTCTCGCCCTGCTGCTGTTCAGCGCCATGGCTGCTCTGCCCATTGGgctcttctttttgtttgcCCTCATCACTATAGTTATGTCAGTTGtgggatttgttttctttgagg CGTTCCTTCTGTTTGTTGGAGGAATGACTTTGCTGTCTGTGCTCTCCGGCATCGCCCTCTTTTCTCTGCTGGTCTCGGTCATCGTTACCGGTGTGCTTGTCACCATTCCCGGTCTGCTGAAGCGTTATTACCCTCATGTGACAAAG AGGAAGGAGAGTGAGGAAGAATCTCCAGAACTGAACCAAAAGTAG